AACCATAGAGGTAAGCAAGTTGATTTACCCGCTCCAGGAGGAGCCGATAATATGAGGGTATTTTGCTCATCGAGGCTTTGGCAAAATTGTTGCTTAATTGCTTCTATTGGTAAATAAGTAGTCACGGTCATCGACAAAATTAAATTATTAAAAACAGGGCTGCTATCATAGCAATTATTAGTTGTCGGGCATATTGCCAAACAGTTTAAACAATCAACTTCATCGCTTTATTCAATCTCAATAGCTGGCTATTACTCAATCAGATGCTTTGAATTTTAATGGCGAAGCTCGATAATATGGCTGCATAATGTTTCTTAACTTAATCAACAGGCGTGAATTTTTCGATAAGAACTACGTTGGCATGACGATGAAACTGATTAAGCAAACCTATGAGCTTGTGACATAAAATGGATAAAATAGAAAGTTAGATTAAACGGCAAGAGATGCAAAATAATTTTATCCCAGTTGGTCTAAATTTTTAAGAAAAACTTAGGCAGAAGCTAAGATAAAAGCTTAAAAAACATATACTCCCTGCTGAAGTAAAAAAAGATCATTCAGAATCTAAGAGAATGATGGCGAAAACTTGCAAAAAAATATTTATCTGCTTACTTGGCAAATTAATTAAAGCCTGTTATTACTTAACGTTCCCCTTTATTAATCAGAGACAATCAGAGAGGAAATAACATGCAACATTCGGCACATGGAAGTTATATCATTGAACAACAAAGTAATATTTTATTGGTTGATGTACAAGAACCATTTAATGACGTGACTGCGGAAAATTACCACCAAGATATAAAACAACTAATAGAAAAAATGACTGGTGAACCATGGGGGTCATTAATCACCTTTCGTGGTAGTAGTGTTTTCACCCCTGATGCCGAACAGCAGTTAAGAGAAACAACTCAATATCGACAAGAAAAAGGCATGATTGCTATTGCTGTTGTTATTTTAAATAGCGCCTATGCAGATATGCAACAAATGCAATTGCAGCGTATTTACCATGACTGCCAAATAGAGTTTCATGTTTTTAGTGATAGTGAAATTGCTGCTGATTGGCTCAATGATTTTATAGAGCAAGCAAATTCATTAAAAAACAAACAACGAAAGGCTTAACTTGTTAATTAAAATGACAATACCAAAAAAAAACGACATTATAATGAGCTACTAACTTAATTAGCTCATTTTACTATGATACTTCAAGTGCAACCCGCCAAATTAATTAAGCGTTATAAACGCTTTCTAGCTGATATTGAACTTAATTGTGGTGAGGAAACAACCATACATTGTGCTAACACGGGTGCGATGAAAGGTTGTGCAGAGCCCGATGATACTGTTTGGTACACCACCTCAACCAATACTAAGCGAAAATATCCATTTAGCTGGGAGATCACCCAAAGCCAAGATGACCATTTTATTTGCGTCAACACCTTGCGCGCTAATCAGTTGGTGGAAGAGGCGTTACACTTAGATTTAATCAAAGAATTATCTGGCTTCAATGAATTAAAACGAGAAGTAAAATACGGCAATGAAAACAGCCGAGTTGATTTTTTAGCAACTTATAATAATGCCCCTGACACATATATTGAAGTTAAATCAGTCACATTATTAGAGAGTGGTCATGGCTATTTCCCTGATGCGGTTACCACACGTGGACAAAAACACTTACGTGAATTAATGGACATGGTCGCACAAGGACACAAGGCTGTTTTATTATTTGCCGTTTTACATAGTGGCATCAATGATATTTCTGCCGCTAGTCATGTTGATCCAATTTATGCAAAATTACTCAAAGAAGCTCGCCTTGCCGGTGTTGAAATAATCGCCTATAAAGCAGGTTTTTCACTACAACTCGGAGAGCTAGATGTTAAGTTAGTAGAAAAAATTCCCTTTATTGAACGATAAAGATTGACTCACCCTAGTAAAACTTGCTAAAAAAGCTTGCTCAAAATTTTTAAAAAACAGTGTGAAAATTATAATTTTCATTAACTAGTTGATAACGTTAGACAAAATATTTATTTTAGCTAATTTGTTGATTTTTATCATGAGCGACACAATATAGTCCTGATTCATCGGGTCATATATAACATATTGGCACTTACAACAAAGGCATCATATTACGTAAAACGTGATATATTAATAAATTGCCTTGGTCTATGTAGCATTGGGAGAATAAGCATGCCAACAAATAAACACAAGCCACTAGGTATTCTTGCCTTAGCAGGCGTTGCGCCATATCAAGAAAAAGCTGGCGAAGAGTACATGGAAGAGCCTCAGCAAGAGCATTTTAAGAAAATTTTAGATGCTTGGCGCTTACAGTTACGTGAAGAAGTTGATCGTACCGTATCGCATATGCAAGACGAAGCAGCAAACTTTCCAGATCCTGTGGATAGAGCGGCTCAAGAAGAAGAGTTTAGTCTTGAATTACGTACACGAGACCGTGAACGTAAACTTATCAAGAAAATTGAAAAAACGTTGCAGTTAATTGAAGATGACGACTTTGGCTTTTGTAAGTCTTGTGGCATAGAAATTGGCATTCGTCGTTTAGAAGCCCGTCCTACTGCCGATCTTTGTATTGAATGTAAAACGTTAGCTGAAATTAAAGAACGCCAAATGGCTGGCTAAAAGTAGCTAACCTTAGCCACTTGTAACTAGACATAGTTCACATGCAAAACTTGCATATCAAGCGACCACTAGAGCCTAAGCAGGCTTTTCAATATCGTGGTCGCTTTGCACCATCCCCTTCCGGTTTACTTCACTTTGGTTCTCTCATCGCTGCTTTAGCGAGTTTTCTTGATGCAAAAGCGTTTGTTAATGATCACGGCGAGCAAGGAAAATGGTTAATTCGCATCGAAGATATTGATCGGCCTCGTGAGCAAAAAGGCGCCAGCACCGCAATATTAACGACACTTGAAGCTTTTGGGCTACACTGGGATGAAACTGCGCTTTATCAAAGTACACAATCTCAATACTATCGTGATATTTTATCTAATCTCGCACAACAGAAGTTAAGCTATTATTGTCAATGTACTCGCTCTCAAATCAAGGCTATCGGTGGTATCTATCAAGGCCATTGCCGCACAGCTAATTATAAATCACAAGGCAACGCCACTAGGCTTGTTAACCAATACGGTTTACATCAATTTAATGACCTATTTCAAGATCACGTTGTTTGTAATAAAGCCTTAGCTAATGAAGATTTTATTATTCATCGCAAAGATGGTTTGTTTGCTTATCAGCTTGCGGTAGTCGCTGATGATATAGCACAGGGCATTACCCATGTTGTCAGAGGCTGTGATTTACTCGAACCCACCGCTAGACAGCTGACTCTTTTTCAAACATTAAACAATAGTTTTTTAAAATGCACAACGCCACGATACGGTCACATTCCTTTAGCAATCACGAGTGAAGGTTATAAGCTTAGTAAACAAAATAAAGCACCCGCGATTAATAATGCTAACCCACAACCTGCGCTTATTGCGGCGCTAATCTTTTTGGGCCAAAAATCCATACCTGACTTAGTCAGTGCTAGCGTTGAAGAGATCATTCAATGGGCCATAACTCATTGGCAACGGGACCTTGTTCCCAAAGCTTTTGAAATAAACATTGATTAAACTAAGCTAAAGTAGTTTTTGAAGCATTACTCATTTAAAAATATTCGTCCATAAAGGAAATATTATGTCTACTAATACACGCAATACTATCGTAATCACTGGTGCCAATCGTGGCATCGGGTATGCCATGGCTAAAATTTTTCAACAACGTGGTGATATCATTTATGCACTTTGTCGTCAAAGCTCTAAGGATTTAGATGCACTTGGTGTCAATGTGGTTGAGGAAATTGATATTGCAACCCAGGTAGGTATAGAGAAAGCGGTAACATCTCTCAACGGTATCAACATTGATTTATTGATCAACAATGCGGGTATTTTACGTGATGAGCAACTTAGTGATTTAAACAAAGACACCATTATTGAGCAATTTAATGTTAACGCGCTTGCGCCACTCTGTTTGAGTCACGCTTTACTTTCTAACTTATCTTCAGGTAGTAAAATTGGCTTAATCACCTCTAGAATGGGTTCTGTCACTGATAATACTTCAGGAGGAAGATATGGGTACCGCATGTCAAAAGCGGCGCTTAATATCGCGTCAGTATCATTGGCAAGAGATCTCGATGATAAAAATATTGCAGTCGGGATTTATCATCCTGGTTATGTACAAACCGAGATGGTAAATCGCGATGGCGTTTTGAGTAATGGTGACATTAGCGCGAGCGAAGCAGCTGAGCGACTAATTGCCTTAATGGATAACTTATCCATGGCAGATTCAGGTGTATTTAAGCACTCAAATGGCGAAACATTACCTTGGTAAATTTAGGATCTGTTGATTTTTTGCGGTTAAATTTTGTTCGCTTTTTTAAAAGAGAGTAAAGCGCTTTAATCGCGGCGAGTAGTGTGTAGCCTAGTCATTCTAAGCAAATTCTACTCAACAAAGAGTAAAACACTTTTAGCCGAATCCTTCGGACAGCATTTGTTGGACATTTTTACGGCGTTATCGCCTTTTTATGTGGAACAACCACATAGCAAAGGCTCTGCCTTGTATAAATACCCAGCAAACCGCTGCAAAAACAATCTCGAAAGATTAACAGACCCTAGTCTAAATAAGTCAGTTTAAGAAAGAAAAATGAGCTTTGCTTCTCAAGCTTATTTTTCTATCCTTTTTTTGCTGCTTTTTCATGCTATTTGCCATGACAGTTATTCTCTTTTGCCCTCCACTGTTATATCATTGCGCCACTATTTTATGTCTGTATTAAAGGCCTGTGACTATCAAAAGCGTTATTAATTTATGCAAAAGAGTTTTCTCCAAAAAAGTGAGTAAAACTATCGCCAAAACGACCCCTAAAAAGGACGCTAAGAAAAGCGCCCGTAGCAACACTAATGTTACAACTGCATCCTTTGATAACCCATTGATCTTCTCACGAGATCAGCATCCCGTTTCACGTAAATTACTTAGCCCAAATGCACTTAAAGTATTATATCGCTTAAATAAAGGTGGTTTTGATGCCTACCTTGTTGGTGGCGGCGTTCGTGATATTTTATTAGGCTTTAAACCTAAAGATTTTGATATTGCAACAAATGCGACACCTGATGAAATTAAAGAGCTGTTTAGAAATTGTCGCTTAATTGGTAGACGTTTTCGCTTAGCACACATTGTTTTTGGTCGTGAAATAATTGAGGTTGCAACCTTTAGGGGCCATCACGATAATGCTTCTGAACAAGAAAAAAGCTGCAAGAAAACCTCTAAGCAAAGCGAAGATGGCATGCTATTGCGTGACAACATATACGGTAGTATCGAGGAAGATGCTGAACGTAGAGACTTCACTATCAATGCGTTATATTACTCAGCTAAAGACTTTAAAGTTTATGATTTTGCTAATGGCGTTCAAGATGTAAACGATAAGGTGATTCGCTTAATTGGCGATCCTGAAACTCGTTACCGTGAAGATCCAGTACGTATGCTACGAGCCATTCGCTTTGCTACCAAGCTTGATATGCAAATAAGTGATGATACTAAAGCACCGATCAAAGAATTATCTACTTTAATGGCCAATATTCCTGCGGCTCGTTTATTTGAAGAATTCTTAAAAATGTTCATTGCAGGTAAAGCTGTCGCTAACTTTGAGCAACTACGTAGTTATAACCTCTTTGGCTATTTCTTCCCTGCTGTTGAACAAGCACTTAACGATGAATCAGACCAGCAACGTTTTTTACTCGACTTTATTATGCTGGCGATGGAAAACACTGACAAACGCATAAACAATGATCAACGAGTAACGCCTGCGTTTTTATTTGCTGCTATGCTTTGGTATCCATTACAAAAGCATATTCAACAAATTAAAGTCACGACTCAACTGACTCCACAAGATATCTTCTTTGCTGCCCTAAATGAAATAATGCCAGAGCAGCAACGCAGTATTGCGATTCCTAAACGTTTCCAAGCCGTC
The DNA window shown above is from Colwellia psychrerythraea 34H and carries:
- the sfsA gene encoding DNA/RNA nuclease SfsA encodes the protein MILQVQPAKLIKRYKRFLADIELNCGEETTIHCANTGAMKGCAEPDDTVWYTTSTNTKRKYPFSWEITQSQDDHFICVNTLRANQLVEEALHLDLIKELSGFNELKREVKYGNENSRVDFLATYNNAPDTYIEVKSVTLLESGHGYFPDAVTTRGQKHLRELMDMVAQGHKAVLLFAVLHSGINDISAASHVDPIYAKLLKEARLAGVEIIAYKAGFSLQLGELDVKLVEKIPFIER
- the dksA gene encoding RNA polymerase-binding protein DksA is translated as MPTNKHKPLGILALAGVAPYQEKAGEEYMEEPQQEHFKKILDAWRLQLREEVDRTVSHMQDEAANFPDPVDRAAQEEEFSLELRTRDRERKLIKKIEKTLQLIEDDDFGFCKSCGIEIGIRRLEARPTADLCIECKTLAEIKERQMAG
- the gluQRS gene encoding tRNA glutamyl-Q(34) synthetase GluQRS, which translates into the protein MQNLHIKRPLEPKQAFQYRGRFAPSPSGLLHFGSLIAALASFLDAKAFVNDHGEQGKWLIRIEDIDRPREQKGASTAILTTLEAFGLHWDETALYQSTQSQYYRDILSNLAQQKLSYYCQCTRSQIKAIGGIYQGHCRTANYKSQGNATRLVNQYGLHQFNDLFQDHVVCNKALANEDFIIHRKDGLFAYQLAVVADDIAQGITHVVRGCDLLEPTARQLTLFQTLNNSFLKCTTPRYGHIPLAITSEGYKLSKQNKAPAINNANPQPALIAALIFLGQKSIPDLVSASVEEIIQWAITHWQRDLVPKAFEINID
- a CDS encoding SDR family oxidoreductase, whose product is MSTNTRNTIVITGANRGIGYAMAKIFQQRGDIIYALCRQSSKDLDALGVNVVEEIDIATQVGIEKAVTSLNGINIDLLINNAGILRDEQLSDLNKDTIIEQFNVNALAPLCLSHALLSNLSSGSKIGLITSRMGSVTDNTSGGRYGYRMSKAALNIASVSLARDLDDKNIAVGIYHPGYVQTEMVNRDGVLSNGDISASEAAERLIALMDNLSMADSGVFKHSNGETLPW
- the pcnB gene encoding polynucleotide adenylyltransferase PcnB; translated protein: MSKTIAKTTPKKDAKKSARSNTNVTTASFDNPLIFSRDQHPVSRKLLSPNALKVLYRLNKGGFDAYLVGGGVRDILLGFKPKDFDIATNATPDEIKELFRNCRLIGRRFRLAHIVFGREIIEVATFRGHHDNASEQEKSCKKTSKQSEDGMLLRDNIYGSIEEDAERRDFTINALYYSAKDFKVYDFANGVQDVNDKVIRLIGDPETRYREDPVRMLRAIRFATKLDMQISDDTKAPIKELSTLMANIPAARLFEEFLKMFIAGKAVANFEQLRSYNLFGYFFPAVEQALNDESDQQRFLLDFIMLAMENTDKRINNDQRVTPAFLFAAMLWYPLQKHIQQIKVTTQLTPQDIFFAALNEIMPEQQRSIAIPKRFQAVIKDIWILQDKLGRREGKRAFKTIEHPKFRAGYDFLLLRAQIEDTDELKELAHWWTDFQEVSNEARLQMIKGVKLPQGAKRRPAKKRRKPAAKPPEA